CGCATCTCGCGGGTGCTTCCTTGATCCTCGGGCTGATATTCCGTCGCAAGAACATCATCCCAGGTCAGCGGGCACCCGCGGCCTATTTTGCGGTGACATCACTCATGCTGGCCGGTGGATCCGGGCTCAGGGTTCAGGGTCGTTAAGGAAGGTTAAGCGAGTCCAGGACAGGGACGTTGTGCGTGATCCTTTTTCAAGGTACTCGATCAGAATGTTCTGGACGTCGGCGATGCTCAGGCGAAAAACGCTCGGAGGTAGCGAGTCGGCAGATCCAGCGTTGTCGAAGGTAATGTTTTCGTTGGGTGCAGCAAGGCTTGGGCTGGCGGCCTGGACTTCGTCGTCATCACCGAGCCATCGCAATCCGGCGCCGCGGGGGTCACCCACGATGGCCTCGATGAGCACTTCAGGTTCGGCCGGACCAGGGCCCCGTTGACGCATGGTTTGGGCGGACCAGATCTGCGTCATGCAGGCGATGCCTTCACGTAGGGCCTGCGTGTGGATGTTCGTCAGGACGTCGGCGAGTTCTTCACGCGTGGACACCCGGGCCTCGAAGGTCTCGTCGGTGTTCTCATCGCGCCCCCATTGCAGGACCAGCGGCGCTCGCTGGGGATTGCCTGCTTGGGGTGTCGGGGAGGGGGAAGGCATGGTCATGGCTGCGTCAGTTCTCCGGTTCCTCGGTAGGTTTTGAAGTGGGCGGTGCCGTGCTCGTCCGAAACGTACACGTGGAGCTGGGAATCGCGGGGCAGGATGTACGGCAGCAGCTCGTCGCAACCGAACTGATTACGGCAGGGCCGATTGTTGATGACCAGCACCGTTTCGTGGGAGTAGCGTCCCCGGCGCATCCCGGCCGCAACGTGGGACTCCACGTGAGACAGCAGCGCTGTCGCGCGACGTAGTCGGCGGTTCTGCAAGTTCAGGTCCTCGACCAGGCTCAAATCCTCACCGGACACCACCGGCGCTGTGTCTGAGCGAGGGTTGGCCGCGTCGAAGACCAGGCCGGCCGTCTTCTGCCCTTTCCCTGTCCGGATGGGAAGCCGGGCGCCTGCCGTCCGGACCCAGTCCGGCAGGCTCGCCCCCGGTCTCTCCGCATCCGCAAGGTCACTGTGGTGGGGAGGGGAAAGGTCTGGGGGGCGGCTGCCTCTCTGCTCGACGTTCGTCCCGAACTCTTGGGCCGCCTGTTGTTCCACCCCGACCCTGGCCTCTTCCTGCTCCACCAGTTCGATGGCGGCCAGGAAGTCATCCTTCTGCCCGCTGAGGGAGTCGGCGAAACCCTGGTGTGCGGGCATCGCCAGGGCGGCGGCCTCCTCTAGGGCTTGCGCTAGGTCAGCGAGCAGAGCCCCGGCTGTGGCCAGGTCCGCGCTGCACGCTGCCAGACGATTGCGGACACCTTCAACTGCGGGCTCAGCAGATAGCTGCTCGACGCTGGACACGGCGCTTTCGACGCCGACATGGGCTTCCTGGAGAGGATCAAGCATCGAGTACAGGCCTTCGCCGACCTGTTCAATGACCCAGGCAAGGCCATCCCATCCGTGGGCGAGAAAGTCCTCGGCGACCATCTCTGCACGTTCGCAGCTGTTCCGCAGGCGATGATCAAGGTCATTCAGAGTTTGCGGCAGCGCGCGCAGTACGTCGTCGATGCCCTCACCCCGTCGTCGCGATTCTCACGAATGATTGGTTTCGGAGAGTATCCGAACGATGACGCTATATAGGCATCGGGGCATGGCCGCCGCACGACTTTGCACGCCCACCTCATCGGATGAGTCTCGGATCGGAGCTGTTCTCGCGGTCCAGGCCGACGTCACCAATCCCGAACAGATGGACGCGTACGTCGCGGCGGCCCGCGCAGTACCTCTGGTGCTGCCGCATCTGCGGGCCGTCGGTGGCGGGGCGATCGTCACCGTGCTGGCGGTCAGCGGCACGGCGGCCGTAGGGAACTCCGTGCCCACGGCGGCTTCCCCGCGCTGCGGGTCTGGCACTGCCCACGTCGCTGTCCAAAGAGCTCGGGCCGGAATAGATCCGGGTCAACGCCGTGCTGATCGGCTCGGTCGCGAGTGGGCAGTGGCGCCGTACCGCGGTTGGTAACCGGCCTTATTCGTTCTCGCGGTATTCCCCGATTCCACTGGAGTGGTGGTCAGGACTGCGAGGCGACGAGGATCGCGGTGATCAGCAGGACGGCGATCATGACGGTGGCTTCGGCGGCGACGGTGCGTCGCAGGAGGCGGGCGGTGCCGGGGCGCCATGAATCGAGTGCGGGCAGGGCGTAGCGGTTGTTGACGTAGCCCATGATCGCGACGGTGGCGACCAGGCCCAGTTTGATGAGCATGATGCGACCCCAGGGGGTGCTGGTGAGGTCGCTCGGACTGTCGATGATGAGCAGGGTCAGGACGGTTCCGGCCAGGCCTGCGACGACGACGGCTGCGGTGGCGGGCACGGAGAAGCGGACGGCGAGTTCGCCTGCGCCGGTCGGCACTCCGGCTCGGGCGCGCACCAGGAGCAGGACAGCTAGCAGGACAACGCCGCCGACCCAGACGGCGGCTGCGGCGGTGTGGGCCAGGTCGGCTGTGGCGATCATTAGTCGTGGGCCGACGGAGGCGGTGTGCCCGTCGAACACGAAGGACACCAGCATCACGGTGCTGATCACGGCGGTCAGGGCAGGGCGCATCGGGACCCCGCGTACTCGCCCGGTGCGTACTGGAGGGGTCAGGATCAACTGGGCCGAGCGGCTGGCCCCTGGAGTGCCGCCGGTCATGGTCCTTTCCCTGTGAGGATGCTCGCCTCCGGCGGCTGGGAAGGACCGCGTACTGGGAGCGCTGGGTGCGCCCGGTAGCGCGGGGACGTCGTACGAGCGGCGGCCTCCGG
This genomic interval from Kineosporia sp. NBRC 101731 contains the following:
- a CDS encoding Imm1 family immunity protein is translated as MTMPSPSPTPQAGNPQRAPLVLQWGRDENTDETFEARVSTREELADVLTNIHTQALREGIACMTQIWSAQTMRQRGPGPAEPEVLIEAIVGDPRGAGLRWLGDDDEVQAASPSLAAPNENITFDNAGSADSLPPSVFRLSIADVQNILIEYLEKGSRTTSLSWTRLTFLNDPEP
- a CDS encoding DddA-like double-stranded DNA deaminase toxin, which gives rise to MVAEDFLAHGWDGLAWVIEQVGEGLYSMLDPLQEAHVGVESAVSSVEQLSAEPAVEGVRNRLAACSADLATAGALLADLAQALEEAAALAMPAHQGFADSLSGQKDDFLAAIELVEQEEARVGVEQQAAQEFGTNVEQRGSRPPDLSPPHHSDLADAERPGASLPDWVRTAGARLPIRTGKGQKTAGLVFDAANPRSDTAPVVSGEDLSLVEDLNLQNRRLRRATALLSHVESHVAAGMRRGRYSHETVLVINNRPCRNQFGCDELLPYILPRDSQLHVYVSDEHGTAHFKTYRGTGELTQP